A single Candidatus Polarisedimenticolia bacterium DNA region contains:
- a CDS encoding sigma-54 dependent transcriptional regulator produces the protein MEATSILLVDDDADSLRYMELALRGRFPAVLTAEGGVRGFELMRSRKPRVVVSDLRMPEIDGLALLALAQEHLPGTAFLMVTVENDVALAVEAMRRGALDYYVKPVPPEILVDSIQRALSDRADPFREVAPDIIGMSAAMTRVRRQIEEAARCDLNVLITGETGTGKELTARAIHARSGRAHGSFVAHNCAATPADLFESLFFGHEKGAFTGAGSDQRGLLEEADGGTLLLDEMESLIAAHQGKLLRVMDDGVVRPVGSRTQREVSVRFLATTNRDPQRMLVEGSFRADLYYRMRGLEITLPPLRYRAEDIPLIADRFLTRAGRSLDGEALSLLVDYPWPGNVRELRNVLAASCAHGPQRVLKGKDLVFCPRGPGAGHEQIAASAGLSGLAGSSLRETEREAILQALQETGGQFGRAAKQLGIHRATLRRKIREYGISPVRSM, from the coding sequence ATGGAAGCCACTTCCATCCTTCTCGTCGACGACGACGCCGATTCGCTGCGATACATGGAGCTGGCGCTGCGCGGCCGCTTCCCCGCCGTCCTCACGGCGGAAGGCGGCGTGAGGGGCTTCGAGCTGATGCGATCCCGCAAGCCGCGGGTGGTCGTTTCGGATCTCCGGATGCCCGAGATCGATGGCTTGGCGCTGTTGGCGCTCGCCCAGGAGCATCTCCCCGGGACGGCGTTCCTCATGGTCACGGTGGAAAACGACGTGGCGCTCGCCGTGGAGGCGATGAGACGCGGGGCCCTCGACTATTACGTGAAGCCGGTCCCTCCCGAGATCCTGGTCGACTCGATCCAGCGCGCCTTGAGCGATCGAGCCGATCCGTTCCGTGAAGTGGCGCCCGACATCATCGGCATGAGCGCCGCGATGACGCGGGTCCGGCGCCAGATCGAGGAGGCGGCGCGCTGCGATCTGAACGTCCTCATCACGGGGGAGACGGGCACGGGAAAGGAGCTGACGGCGCGGGCGATCCATGCGCGGTCCGGCCGTGCCCACGGTTCTTTCGTGGCGCACAATTGCGCGGCGACCCCGGCCGACCTCTTCGAGAGCCTCTTCTTCGGCCACGAAAAAGGCGCCTTCACCGGCGCCGGAAGCGACCAGCGCGGCCTGCTGGAGGAGGCGGATGGCGGCACGCTTCTCCTGGACGAGATGGAATCGCTGATCGCCGCGCACCAGGGGAAGCTCCTGAGGGTCATGGACGACGGGGTGGTGAGGCCCGTCGGGTCCAGGACCCAAAGGGAAGTCTCGGTAAGGTTTCTTGCCACCACCAACCGCGATCCACAGCGCATGCTGGTAGAAGGCTCCTTCAGGGCCGACCTCTATTACCGGATGCGCGGCCTGGAAATCACCCTGCCGCCGCTGCGCTACAGGGCGGAAGACATTCCCCTCATCGCCGACCGTTTTCTCACCCGGGCGGGAAGGAGCCTGGATGGCGAGGCTCTCTCCCTGCTGGTGGATTACCCCTGGCCCGGGAATGTCCGGGAGCTGCGCAATGTGCTCGCGGCTTCTTGCGCCCATGGCCCGCAGCGCGTGCTGAAAGGTAAGGATCTGGTGTTTTGTCCGCGCGGTCCGGGCGCAGGGCATGAGCAGATAGCGGCATCTGCCGGACTGTCCGGTCTGGCGGGCTCGTCCCTTCGGGAGACCGAGCGGGAGGCCATCCTTCAGGCCCTCCAGGAAACGGGCGGGCAATTTGGCCGGGCCGCGAAGCAGCTTGGCATCCATCGCGCCACCCTGCGCCGGAAGATTCGAGAGTACGGAATATCTCCCGTCCGTTCGATGTGA